From Scophthalmus maximus strain ysfricsl-2021 chromosome 14, ASM2237912v1, whole genome shotgun sequence, one genomic window encodes:
- the ddx18 gene encoding ATP-dependent RNA helicase DDX18: MADLQMKLLRKKIQKRSDKNKERKLLNKPTEDEETVNGLEEEPATSCKTASVPKKKQKKQNGAPVEETLTEKPTPQKNKKKKRKLTDTAGSPAEKKNKPVEEEEEKEEEEEEEEDVEEAGLADGDGEEAADDLEVATDEDDDDEEEDEEEDEEEEDGSIKGDNEEEDQPELPSGLTGAFEDTSFASLAELVSDSTLKGVKEMGFEHMTEIQHKSIRPLLEGRDVLAAAKTGSGKTLAFLIPSIELIYKLKFMPRNGTGVVILSPTRELAMQTYGVMKELMTHHVHTYGLIMGGSNRSAEAQRLANGVNILVATPGRLLDHLQNTPGFMFKNLQCLIIDEADRILEVGFEEELKQIIKLLPKKRQTMLFSATQTRKVEDLARISLKKEPLYVGVDDNKDNATVDGLEQGYVVCPSEKRFLLLFTFLKKNRKKKLMVFFSSCMSVKFHYELLNYIDLPVMAIHGKQKQTKRTTTFFQFCNADSGILLCTDVAARGLDIPEVDWIVQYDPPDDPKEYIHRVGRTARGINGIGHALLILRPEELGFLRFLKQAKVPLSEFEFSWTKISDIQSQLDKLIEKNYYLHKSAQEAYKSYVRAYDSHSLKQIYSVNTLNLPMVALSFGFKVPPYVDLNVHSSRGVKLQKRGGGGGFGYQKSKNVHKSKIFKHVNKGKGDRRQFSR, encoded by the exons ATGGCGGACCTGCAGATGAAGCTTCTCCGCAAAAAGATTCAGAAGAGAAGCGATAAGAACAAGGAGCGGAAGCTACTCAACAAGCCCACAGAAGACGAGGAGACGG TAAACGGACTGGAAGAGGAGCCAGCTACTTCCTGTAAGACAGCCAGCGTGCccaagaagaaacagaagaagcagAACGGGGCGCCAGTAGAAGAGACCCTAACAGAGAAACCAACTCCtcagaagaataaaaagaagaaacggAAGCTCACCGACACTGCAGGATCACCAG ctgaaaagaagaacaaaccagtggaagaagaagaagaaaaagaggaggaggaggaggaagaagaagatgtggaGGAAGCCGGACTAGCAGATGGCGATGGAGAAGAGGCTGCTGATGACCTAGAGGTAGCTacagatgaagatgacgatgatgaggaggaggatgaggaggaggacgaggaggaggaagatggatcTATAAAAGGAGATAACGAAGAGGAAGATCAACCTGAATTACCATCTGGCCtaacag GAGCATTTGAGGACACATCATTTGCCTCTCTCGCCGAGTTGGTGAGTGACAGCACTCTGAAAGGCGTGAAGGAGATGGGCTTTGAACACATGACTGAGATCCAGCACAAGAGTATTCGTCCCCTGCTGGAGGGAAG GGATGTGCTCGCTGCAGCCAAGACGGGCAGTGGTAAAACCTTGGCCTTCCTCATCCCGTCTATAGAGCTCATCTACAAACTCAAGTTCATGCCAAGGAATG GCACCGGTGTGGTGATCCTCTCGCCCACACGTGAGTTGGCGATGCAGACCTACGGTGTGATGAAGGAGCTGATGACGCACCACGTGCACACCTACGGTCTGATCATGGGCGGTAGCAACCGCTCGGCCGAGGCCCAAAGACTGGCCAATGGTGTCAACATTCTGGTGGCCACACCTGGTCGTCTGCTGGACCACCTGCAG AATACCCCCGGGTTCATGTTCAAGAACCTGCAGTGTCTGATTATCGACGAGGCCGACCGCATCTTGGAGGTGGGCTTCGAGGAGGAACTGAAGCAGATCATCAAACTTCTGCCGA AGAAGAGACAGACCATGCTGTTCTCAGCCACTCAGACACGTAAGGTGGAGGACTTGGCTCGCATCTCCCTGAAGAAAGAGCCCCTGTACGTCGGGgtggatgacaacaaagacaATGCGACAGTCGATGGCCTGGAGCAG GGTTATGTGGTGTGTCCATCGGAGAAGAGattcctgctgctcttcacctTCCTGAAGAAGAACCGCAAGAAGAAGCTGAtggtcttcttctcctcttgtaTGTCTGTGAAATTCCACTATGAGCTCCTCAACTACATTGACCTGCCTGTAATGGCCATCCAT GGCAAGCAGAAGCAGACCAAACGGACCACCACCTTCTTCCAGTTCTGCAACGCCGATTCAGGCATCCTGCTGTGTACGGACGTGGCAGCTCGAGGACTGGACATCCCCGAGGTGGACTGGATCGTCCAGTACGACCCCCCAGACGACCCCAAG GAGTACATCCACAGGGTGGGCAGGACAGCCCGAGGCATCAACGGAATAGGCCAcgccctcctcatcctcagacCAGAGGAGCTTGGCTTCCTGCGCTTCCTCAAACAGGCCAAG GTCCCCTTGAGCGAGTTTGAATTTTCCTGGACCAAAATCTCTGACATCCAGTCTCAG CTGGACAAACTGATTGAGAAGAACTACTACCTCCACAAGTCGGCGCAGGAGGCCTACAAGTCCTACGTGAGGGCGTACGACTCCCACTCGCTCAAACAGATCTACAGCGTCAACACCCTCAACCTGCCAATGGTGGCGCTCTCGTTTGGCTTCAAAGTTCCTCCATACGTCGATCTGA ACGTCCACAGCAGTAGAGGCGTAAAGCTCCAGAAGCGAGGCGGCGGAGGTGGGTTTGGATACCAGAAGTCCAAGAATGTGCATAAATCCAAGATCTTCAAGCACGTCAACAAAGGAAAGGGCGACAGGAGGCAGTTCTCCCGTTGA